From the genome of Bacteroidota bacterium:
GTTTAATGGCGATAAGATTGTAGTAGAGAAATTCGTACTCGATGTTAATACGAAAGCTATAACAATTGATGAAGATGTGTTGGGTGTGAAGTTAATAATGTCCGCGAAAAGTGTTGTAGAAGTTCCGAAGGAGTATGCACTATATCAAAACTATCCCAATCCGTTTAATCCTACAACCAAGATAAAATATGACTTACCGGTTGCCTCAAAAGTAACTCTGAAGGTTTACAATATTTTAGGTCAGGAGGTAGCAACACTTAAAGACGAAATCGAAGAGCCAGGTTTTAAATCGGTTGAGTTTAATGGTAATACATTATCGAGTGGCGTGTACTTTTACCGGATTGATGCTACGGCAATATCTGACGCAAACAAATCGTTGATGAGTGTGAAGAAGATGATCCTCCTACGTTAAAGTTTCGGAGGAGAAGTGTTTGTGTTATAACAAATGTAGATCGACGAACCTCGCCGACCTACAAGATATAGAAAAAGCTGAAGGTAACCTTCTGCTAAGTTTTTATTCCGTTGAAGGTTACCTTCGGTATTCATCAGCAAAAATTTAACAGAAAGGATATTGCCATGAACATCAACTGTTTATCAAAAATGGCACTCATTTTTATTTTGTGCTTAGTATTTAACGTACAAAGTTTTGCTCAAGTGCAAGAAAAATGGGTTCATCGCCACGATGGTCCTGCAAATTCGTGGGATAATGCAGCAGATCTTGTTGTGGATGCGGATGGAAATACTTATGTCACTGGCTTTGTGAGCATAGCAAGTCCACCCATAGTGACGAGTTTTGTTACAATAAAGATAAGCCCGAACGGTGTAACAGAGTGGGTTCGAACCTACCACGGTGAAGATGGCAGGAGAGATCGAGCGATGGGGATTGTGATAGATATAAATAATAATGTATATGTTACTGGAATTAGCTGGGACGGTGATTACTACAGTTCTATTGCAACGGTAAAGTATGATACAGATGGAAATCAGCTCTGGGTAAGACGGTTCCCAACACCAGGTCCATCGACAACTTTTTATTCGCCCGCAAAGAAAAAACCCATCGGTATTGATGCCGCAGCAAATATATATATCGCCGGATTTTACACAACTGGAGCGTCCGATATGAACATTGTTACAATAAATTACGATTCCCAGGGAAATTTACTGTGGTCTAATACTTATGATGGGTTAGGATATTACATATGGGTGACTCAACCTTTTCCGCATTGGGAATGGCAACCAAGCAATGATGCAGCAGTAGCTATTCATGTTGATAATGTGGGTAATGTCGTTGTGGCAGGTCAAACTCAACCTTTCGGTTATTATGATACTACGCCGGGACCTGATTTTATTATATTGAAATATACAACAGATGGTGCACAAGCGTGGGTACAAACTTTTGGTTTAGCGTCTGTGCACGATTATCCGTGGGATGTAATTGTAGATGTGGACGGAAACATTGTTGTTACGGGGAGTTCCACGTCCTATCCAACAGAAAATATTACAACAGTTAAGTATAATCATTTAGGTGCGCAAATGTGGGACAGACAATATGGTGTTGGATCTGAATCTGCTTCGGGTAACGCAGTTACAGTTGATAATTTAAAAAACATTTACATTACCGGATATATAAACACAAACATTGTAACATTAAAATACAATCAAGCTGGTGCGTTACAATGGGATATACTTCATCCGGGTAGGGGAGGAGAAGATATTGCACTTGATCAATATTCAAAT
Proteins encoded in this window:
- a CDS encoding SdrD B-like domain-containing protein, translating into MNINCLSKMALIFILCLVFNVQSFAQVQEKWVHRHDGPANSWDNAADLVVDADGNTYVTGFVSIASPPIVTSFVTIKISPNGVTEWVRTYHGEDGRRDRAMGIVIDINNNVYVTGISWDGDYYSSIATVKYDTDGNQLWVRRFPTPGPSTTFYSPAKKKPIGIDAAANIYIAGFYTTGASDMNIVTINYDSQGNLLWSNTYDGLGYYIWVTQPFPHWEWQPSNDAAVAIHVDNVGNVVVAGQTQPFGYYDTTPGPDFIILKYTTDGAQAWVQTFGLASVHDYPWDVIVDVDGNIVVTGSSTSYPTENITTVKYNHLGAQMWDRQYGVGSESASGNAVTVDNLKNIYITGYINTNIVTLKYNQAGALQWDILHPGRGGEDIALDQYSNVYVTGSIDSGGDSDWDYITIRYNNLGNLFWSITYNGTASQMDYAVGIAIDPNNNVIVTGNSAGVGTLDDITTIKYAHRTISGIKFRDLNCNGVFEAGEPGLAGWRIELAGPVNDFRLTGAGGEYSFENLPEGNYVVSEVLQPGWMQTMPAPPGFYNINITPQNPFFVNIDFGNCQGRISGIKFNDLNANGQHDAGEPGLPGWQINLAGPVVGNMLTGAGGVYEFDNLPPGNYQVSEVLQPEWIVTTPAVFFIVITPPVPPAGNAIKVGINFGNHFHFPHGSVVLAMN